A region from the bacterium genome encodes:
- a CDS encoding carboxymuconolactone decarboxylase family protein has translation MPRLRQVPLADAHPLAKTIYKMLFGKRDPVAEPGTATGTPGNWWTVFALVPDAFDHTSAGFQFYRSADRKLDAKLRELGQTRAGWAVGSQFVFSQHCKASRDVGLSEEQVQAIPSWNSADCFSPLERAVLAYTDDLVLNRGRVPDGTFERLKANLSDEEILELTYTVCTYAMHATMSCALRLEYDDVDDRVVEVPAPDGDSADVMSMVDTDRD, from the coding sequence ATGCCCAGATTGCGCCAGGTCCCACTCGCCGATGCCCACCCCCTCGCCAAGACGATCTACAAAATGCTATTTGGCAAACGCGACCCGGTCGCCGAACCGGGTACCGCGACCGGTACACCGGGCAATTGGTGGACGGTCTTCGCTCTGGTTCCCGATGCATTCGACCACACGTCTGCGGGTTTCCAGTTTTACCGCAGCGCCGATCGCAAACTCGATGCGAAGTTGCGAGAACTGGGCCAGACTCGGGCGGGCTGGGCAGTCGGCAGCCAGTTCGTATTCTCGCAGCACTGCAAGGCTTCGCGAGACGTCGGCCTGAGCGAAGAGCAAGTCCAGGCGATCCCCTCCTGGAACTCCGCCGACTGCTTTTCTCCTCTGGAACGAGCGGTACTCGCCTACACAGATGATCTGGTGTTGAACCGAGGACGAGTCCCCGATGGAACCTTCGAACGCCTCAAGGCGAATCTTTCCGACGAGGAGATTCTCGAACTCACCTACACCGTTTGCACCTATGCCATGCACGCGACGATGAGTTGCGCGTTGCGACTCGAGTACGATGATGTCGATGATCGTGTCGTCGAGGTACCGGCGCCCGATGGCGATTCGGCAGACGTGATGAGCATGGTGGACACGGATCGGGACTAG
- a CDS encoding class I SAM-dependent methyltransferase, giving the protein MRRIHLFELEDQSWFPSIIRDAGTDFLRFAVTRVDQTANFEPILEKLLAQSGSPHLIDLCSGGGGPIESLAKSLSAGGTKIRITLTDFYPNIKALEGIAEASEGAIDFHREPVDARNVPDSLSGVRTMFNSFHHFRPEDAKAILANAQKGRSPIAIVELIGRFPLSFLSIPFNASIGLALITPFIRPFRWSRLLFTYLIPLIPLLVLWDGLVSCLRVYCPAELDELTADLAADDWVWDSGEIPNSAAPIPLTYLIGYPKEDAA; this is encoded by the coding sequence ATGCGACGCATTCACCTTTTCGAACTCGAAGATCAGAGTTGGTTCCCCTCCATCATCCGCGATGCGGGAACCGACTTCTTGCGCTTCGCGGTCACTCGAGTCGACCAGACCGCAAACTTCGAACCCATACTCGAGAAACTGCTCGCGCAAAGTGGCAGTCCGCACTTGATCGACCTGTGTTCCGGCGGTGGTGGGCCGATCGAGAGCCTTGCCAAGAGCCTGTCTGCAGGCGGCACGAAGATCCGCATCACACTGACGGACTTCTATCCCAACATCAAAGCACTGGAGGGGATCGCCGAAGCTTCAGAGGGTGCGATTGATTTCCATCGCGAACCGGTCGACGCCAGAAACGTACCCGATTCACTCTCCGGTGTTCGCACCATGTTCAACTCGTTTCACCACTTTCGACCGGAGGACGCAAAGGCCATCCTCGCAAACGCCCAAAAAGGCCGAAGTCCAATTGCGATCGTCGAGTTGATCGGTCGCTTCCCCCTGTCATTCCTCTCCATCCCCTTCAACGCGAGCATCGGACTGGCGCTCATCACCCCGTTCATTCGACCCTTCCGCTGGAGCCGACTGCTGTTCACGTACCTGATTCCACTCATCCCACTTCTCGTACTCTGGGATGGACTCGTGTCCTGTCTGCGCGTGTATTGCCCAGCCGAGCTCGACGAACTTACGGCCGATCTCGCAGCAGATGACTGGGTCTGGGATTCGGGCGAGATCCCCAATAGCGCGGCGCCGATCCCTTTGACCTACCTGATCGGCTATCCCAAGGAAGATGCGGCCTGA